CCTGGTGATGCCGATTTCGCTGTGGCGGGCGATCGAGAACCGCGTCCAGAACGGGTTGAAATGATGCGCCTCCGAGCGTCCGGAAGGTGCTGTCTTGCGGATGTCGAGGCTGGTGCGCGATACCGAGATTTCCTCGCGGGCGCGCGCGGCGCGATAGTTGGCGCGGAAAGCGATATAGACGGCGATCACATCGAGGCCGAAGAAGCCGAACACCGGCCAGGCGCCATGCGCCAGGAAAAAGGCGCCGGTGACCGCCCAGCCGAAGACAAGCGCCCCCATCAGGATCAGGAAACCGGTGCGGCCGAGCGAGCGGTGCGGCGTCAGCAGG
This region of Mesorhizobium sp. M2A.F.Ca.ET.046.03.2.1 genomic DNA includes:
- a CDS encoding DUF2244 domain-containing protein, whose product is MSDTNASFEADQPFFQALLTPHRSLGRTGFLILMGALVFGWAVTGAFFLAHGAWPVFGFFGLDVIAVYIAFRANYRAARAREEISVSRTSLDIRKTAPSGRSEAHHFNPFWTRFSIARHSEIGITRMAVEAQGKSVAIGGFLNPDDRESFATAFSRALATAKTR